The Sardina pilchardus chromosome 24, fSarPil1.1, whole genome shotgun sequence nucleotide sequence GATATGAGCAATCCGTCTGCTGGATCCACATTTATTGGGCATGTGATTCTTGGCTACGCTAACGATGATTCCGAAACACCTGCGTCTGCCGCATCCCATCTGTTGCACAGGTGAGAGGCATTATCGAGCTTCAAACAGCTGCACTGATTGGCTAGTAGACATATGATCAGTGGTTTCATTAGCCTACTTTAGCCTTTAAATCAAAgatctgtgcgtgcatgtgaagGCCCAATGAATAGCCGGAAATGGCTAAATGAAAGTcctaggggtgcctctcatcatgcctcctcgatcctcgatgctcgatcctcgaggggcgttcccactgatctataactaacactggatagactatcccattgtttccccccccatcattctttatgtagatcagtgaggatcgaggcatcgaggagcgagggaggacgtataaacgctgcatgaaacgcaccccAAGATGAAGGAGGCCCACCCTCGCCTatttaatgaaataaataatttttCCTTGATTACCATAATGTTAGACTGTACCTAAagttgccattttttttttcctaaagtTGCCAATTACAGCTCGATATGCGCTGCCCATGACGAAAACAGAGGCCTTCTtcatttcaaatgtgtcactgcagAAGCTAATGaaaccagcagagggcagtatAAACCACATAAGTATAGCGCTATGGCTCTGCAAGAAGTGATGGATTTTCTGAAGGCCAATGCTGGTGTTGcttgtaggctatgtcatgtagcctagcctacctatCTGAAAACCCAACTTATTTTACTGAAGGTAAAATCTGACATGTAAATGGGTGTTTCTGCAACTATATACAGGCACTTTTATGTCTCTGTGCTGAATTTTTGCATTTCTTTCAAAATTTGTCAAATTATGCATATAGGCCCGTGCTATTATACATCTTATCTTAAAATATTATGTAAAGCAAATATTATTTTAAGGAATTTAGGAGTCCAGGTGGCCTTTTGTACCCTATAGGCATGTCCCTGAGGTGAAagattgaaaaataaaattgtAATAAAAGGGGATATTTACGTtatctaaaataaaaaaaaaatcccatggACATTCCAGTACAGTATCAGaagacaaaatgaaacaatCCAGGGGAACTCACATTCATGCAATTACCTTATAGCCAAAAACTGAGACTAACACTGGCTTCTAGAAACACAGCCAACCTCCCAGGATGTATAAGCAAGTTGTTGAAGCAGTGTTTATGTCAGTTCTGGACTCTGATGTGAATGCTGCTTGTTCACTTAAGTCCCTGGACTCAGTCTACTCTGCCTTGAGATTCATTGCTGGTGATGGCTATAGCACTCATCATTGTGTCATATGGTAAAGTGGGTTGGTCATCtttgacagagaggagagacaagcATTGGTATCTGCACATGTTGGGAAATTACCATGTCATATTTCAAACATGCTTTTTTTTGGAATTGGTCCCTATCAGACCAGATCAAATgactgtttgatgctcaaggtTCCTCATATCCATTCTGAGTTGGGAAAGTCAGCCTTTTGTTATGGTGCCCCTACTTTGGAATAATCTTCaaagataatgataataataatgataataataataataacaataataataataactctCATACTTCTTCAATTCAGATCTGTAATCACAAACCTTCCTTTGTCAAATTATACCTGTTTTAAAGTAAATTTTATTTTAGTATTGGTATTATTTTATTCTTAATGTTTATTGGGAGGGTGAAGGTTTAATGAATGagttgaatgaatgagtgaactGTCCATTGCAGTAACAGTAGAGTTTAGGCTGCAAAGAATGGCATAAGCTGTTTGTTTATATGATGACATCCATCACATTCAACTTCTGGTAGATTTGACAAACATGTCCCTatcaaataaattaatttaaaatTCCTTATTTTTTTATCTTAGCATTTAGAAAAGAGTGCTGTTGAAACCACAAACTGTTctatatttacagtctatttaAACACCCCATTCAACACATCCACAGTAGTATGTGCTTGCGTCAGAGCTGAAATGGCTGAGGTGTAATGGAATGCCTCACCTCTTTCTTCAACCAGTCAGAGCCTGAAAGAAAGCAGGCTGTGAGAGATGCTGATGTAACAGTGACCAAACTAATTGCGGAAAACAGGCCCTTCATGGTCCCCCATGCACCTACAAGAGAGTCATTCAtgacaaaaaggtaaaaatccAGATAACCAGACTATCAGGCTTGGTCTGTCTGACATGACTATAATGGAGTTTGTAGCCTACCTGCCATTAATTGCCTTGATGAATTATATTCCCaatccaacaacaacaacttgcatTTACATAGCACTTCATTAAGGCACTCAAGGCGATACTGTGAAGtgacccaacccaacccaagagacaactaggctatacataggctatataggcTTACTATTCAGTTTACCATtcagttttattatttatttatatgaatAACTTATACACTTGTTGTAGGCCACAGGCACTTTGTTTCAAATACAAAGCAAAGTTACTATAggcaattattattattgatgattaatagctatattgttatttgtttacttagaatagaatagaatagaagaatagaatatatacttttttgatcccgtgagagaaattcagttctctgcatttaacccaatttaaccgaattagtgaacacacagcacacagtgaacacacagtgaggtgaatcacacaacccagagcagtgagctgcctgcccaaccagcggcgctcggggagaggtgaggggttaggtgcttgCACTTttctataataatagcctaataataataataataataatagcttaataataataataataataataataataataatatattcatTGGTTAATTAATGTAAGTATCGTTGACAGAGACACTTTTGATATTTTACTGACAATCTTGCAATAGTATAGGTTGCTGAAGTGAtgtaggttaaaaaaaaaaaaaaaaaaacactcactgtaggcctatacagtgtTATGGGATACGCCTTTGATGCCTTGATGATTAGGAACACCTGTCAGATTATGAAAATGAATACTAGATTATTAGACACAACATAGATTCCTAATTGCAACTTTTGTTCATTTAGGCAACACAATACAAACGAGAAGCCTGCATAATAATATGTTTTGCTTAAAATGCCAAAGCGGTTACTTTCCCTCATTGGTGAATGTATTTGTCATTCATGTATTTGTCATGCCTCCTTGCGTGACGTCAGATGTGTCAATCGCCATTTTGGAATAAGAATAGGAAGATTGTACAGGAGTGCCGTGGGCTGAGGGCAGAGTGTATCTTATATAAAAGCTTCCTTTTTCAGGCGACGAAAAGGCGCTTTACCGTTTCCCGAGAAGAAACATGTCGTCAGAGAATCAAGAGTCCGAGGCGCCATTGGAGTCCGGAGAGGAGAAACAGGTAGGTTTTATTGTGCAGCCTACCTTGGACAGTGCAGGGCTTTGGAagtcagctaacgttagctagctgtaAGCCTGCTACGTCGCTTATTTTAAACCAGTGGCTTACTGTCACAGTACCCTGACATCTAGGAATCAAGATAAGATGGGTGTATTGATTGTACCATTGCGTCCTGGCCATGTTTTATTACCTGTCGCCTTACTGTGAATGTGTAATTACATGTCGTGACATCGAGCTAGTCCATATTCGGGCAAGGCTCAGATATCCTGCCTTAATGCACAAGTTATCCTTTCCCATATTGTAGGTTAGGTGATCAGTCGCAAAAAAATCGTTCCCCTCATTGGTCAGTACTGTTGTCAAGCTTCAGAGGTGTCTTCCGGTTCTGATGACTAAATAATTCGTGCGCAGCTCTGCCATGTTGATCCAGTTCACAGGAACAGCGGAGGAGAGAGTAGGCGTGATTGCTGCTGTTCAGGCGCTTGGTGTCCATCTGCATCAGCAGGCTGAGATGTCAAGTGTCACGGTCTCTTGGGTGCCTTTAGGGCTAGAAACACAGCAGAATATCGGGATACTGCTCTTATCCTCAAACACAAGCATCAATCAATGTATGACACTCTTTAAGGCTCTTTTATTCTTTAAGATTGGCCCATATAATGTTTTCTGCAAGGCCTATGTTTCTGCCTAACATATCCGGGTCCTTCTTGAGATGAGGGACAAGTTCCTTTTTCAATAATATCATATCCCCAGCTGACTGTATTTGTCCAAACCTATAGACTACCTGTTGGAGAACTGGGACTCTTCAAGAGTGTTATGTTtgctagtgtttgtgtgtttcactcAAATCAGTGCAAGATGACCCAGTGCTGCGACAGTGTCTGCATGCCATACAACTGCACTACTTGTCTTGCAATGTTTCCATGTGACACCCTATGTAAAGATAAGGCATGTTTATTGCATTTGACAAGAAGCCACAATAGTACTCAATACAGTGTATTGTTGCTGCCACTTTCTTATCGAATGCTCGCATCACCGATCAGTTGTTGCTGTCAGACACCCCTAAATGCACAGTAACCCTGCTAAGCGGCTGCTAAGCTAAATCATTGCTGCGCTGCATCAGCAACCACCCCACAGTTTACAccactcctctccacatctCAGCCACCTGATCTTACTGCACAACGTGCTCATCAGTAGCTCAATAGAAGGGTAGGCCGTAAGCTCCGGAGTGTTGATACCATTCTAAGATCTTGTTGGCGTCACCAAATGGCACTGCACCTCAACATTACTTAATAAGCTTAATACCAGGATACAGTGTTTTTGCAGCGCAGggagaacctcactaaccaccatcAATGTGTATAGCACCCACCTGGTGCTACCCACTGTTATCAATACATTCtagtttactgtactgtactggcaACCTACATAAAAATCCCAACCAAAGAATGGAAAGTGCAGCAGGCCTTGGTACTCTAAAACACAAAAGAGCCGACAGCCATCTTAACGTTTATAACAAAGTCTGCCTGAAGGCTTTTAGCACAGTGCATGGCGCTCATGACATGACCCTATTCTGTGTAACGGTCTCTTAAATATTTTACCTCCACTGCAGTTGAGGCAGCAGTGCAGTCTGTGACCAAAAATCATGACGCGGGCAGGGCAGGTGTACGcatgcatcatcatcatcatcatgcatACACATTGATTTTAAAGCGGGATTTTTCTCCGCAGTGACTTGTTGTGGGCGCAGTGGCCGtgctgctcagagagagagagagagagagagagagagagaacgagagagagagcgagagaacaagagagagagagagatgggcctCTGAGACTCACTACTGACGGCATGTGGCCTGTGTACAGTCTGAACAGACAGACTCTTCAATGTGCCCTCAGTGGAGAAGCCAAAAagcccaggagagagagtagcctATATCTCAGGCTTGTAGTACTTTTGTCTCTCTCCAGCTGGAAAGTGACTTGTCCAGACTTGGATTCATTTCACATAAATGGTTAAAGTGACCTGTCCAGTCTGTGTTTTTCACATACATGGTTTAAGTCAGGGGTTCACAAACATTTGGTTCCAAGGACTCCTTGTGGGAGTCAGAGGACCCCCATACAATCATAACAATTAAGCATACGCCATTTATATCTGAAGTTATGTCCAGGTTCACTATCCTGTGTTTTCTGGCAGGTGTACAGCTTGGTATTTTGTCAACTTTGGATTTTGCGTCACTTGATGACGTGGACTGACTCTAACGTTTCTCCACGTTCATCAGCTGGCTAGCTGGCAAATAAACCAACCTAAGCAACTGTAAGAATGGTTCTTTGTGACCTGAATGAAGTGATTTAAGTGAAGTGACCTCAAACCTGGATGAGTTAACTCAAGAGtttgtggtaaaaaaaaatctcttaatAGAAGAGTCATGTGTAAAGCAAAGTCTTACAgatcttctattaggaggtttaccaaaTGAACTTACTCAAGTTAACTTATATGTGAAATAACCTCCCTGCTCTTCCGCCCACTTTCATGGACATCCATAGTTTGTTGGCTTTTGAGGTTATGGTTTTTCATCATGCTTCAGTCAGGTCAAGTTGTGAATGGTAGAACCTTGGAGCGTTGAAGCTACAGTAAGCATATAGGGGTCTACCTTTTGAGATAAATATGCAAGGTATGCAGTGAGAGACGATGTGTGGGCGTTACTGTTTTCTGTTGTAATGACTTGCTAAAAGTGTACTGATATGGAAGTCCAAGGTCCTGTATCATTTAATTCAATACTTCCTCTGTTGATATTTAAGGATGATTTGTAGCTTCTCTGCTGTAATATGACCAGCGTAAAGATAAGCAACTCACCATTCCCGAGGCCATTATTATCACAGCAGTAAAGGTGGAATTAATCCCAGGCAAGCTAATCATTCACCTGTTTATAGCAGTGTCGTAAATATTGTGTACCTTGCTCATTTGTGTATCTTGTCATAAATTCATACGCCCACGCATTGTCTTCCTATCTGGGAGACTTCTCATGCACTTTATGAAACCCTCATTCAGTTACTAGAATAAACAAATAGCAGCAACGAATAAATGGAGTGTAACGCTGTTTATACAAAGGGGAAGGGCTAGGCActcctgtcctgcagcttaCCTTGGTGTAGCCTATATAGAGAGCCATCTGTCTCTCACTACTGCTTCTAAATGTATGCAAGGCTGGTGTGCTGCAGTTGGATGGGTATAGGTTAGCTAAGGCACTTAATGCCACGAAGGAGGGATCATCCCGTTGGATCTGTAAAGCTCTGTACACATTAATGCAGCGATCACCCTCAGGGACTTTTAAGCACCCTGTTCAAAGGACATATGCACAGGGGCTGCAGCAAACCCTTCCTCAAAAGCCCCCTGCTTTGTGGCCTTCTCGTTTCCTGCTCTTGCTTATAGCTGCCTACATCCAGGCTTATGAAGGGGCTTTGTAACCAAAGACAACCTCAGTCATATCTATGTGGGGCTGGCTGAGGGTCTCCTGGCCCTGGAGTAGGGCTGCACAATTAATTGATTTGTAATCAAAATCGTGAATTTAAACTACTGCAATTAACTAAtcacaaatgtattttttatattcatgtcatcttccttgtgtgacagacagtgaagGCTAGTGTTGTGCTTCTCCTGCATCAGGCATTCTTACCAATCAGAAGTGGGCCAACTTAAAGCAATAGCATTgaactgaagcttgactttcaaAAATTGTATCAGAAATCACAAATTGCAATCACAATATTGGTCAGAAAAAAATGCAATTAGATGTTTTCGCCAAATGGGGCATACCTACCCTGGAGGCTGCAGCCATATGAAGGAACCCCAAAGCGACTGTCTTCATTTGGTGCTATTGTGTGTCAGGACGCTGAGACCACCTTCCTCAATCATGCTAGCAAAAAATACTTTGAATGCTACCCAGTGCCCAGGAGAAACTAGCCTCACTAataagagagacaggaaaaggaagaaaaaaaagaaactaagctttcattaaaaaaaaaaaagctgtgcaCCTATATCAAGTGCAGCTAGACCTACTAGGCTTAGTTTAACTCCTGGCATCAGAGTCTGTCTTTTGCTTCCAGGCCAGGCCACTGATAGATGGGATATTGTCTCCTTGTAGTCTCAATAGCATACAGTAGATGGACGACCACAGCTATTCGTCAAGTCAGCCTAGTGGCTCTTTCTGCTCTGCTTACTGGCGAGATAGGACCGGGGCGAGGCTCGTTGGACTTGGAGATAACAGGGTGGCTCGCCAAAGAAGAGTTTTCTGAACCCTGGACATCCGATTGGTGCGCCCTGTGGTGTGGTATCATCTTGTCGATGCAAATTCATACCAACCACTAAGGGATGACACAAACGGATGGTTTGTCTTTTGCCTCACACTGCGGCAGACACTTTCAGACCTGGCGTTGTGTAGCCTGGTTTTGTTGAGCTTCCACAtagcatttacatttattaatttagcaggaACTGTTCAAAGTGatttacatatgtcaactatattgcaaaggattacattgtccccagagAAACTTGGGGGCAAGGGCCTTGCTCAAGTGCACAGTGatggaattgaacccacaacttttcaggctgaTGCACGCTAGCACAGCTCCTGAACCACTGCATTACTACCTTTGCAACATTGGATGATATAATGTTTCATTCCATGAACCACAACCCTGGTTGACAAGGGTGTTGGTCCTGACGTCTATCACATAATCAAGGCAGAAAGGACCTTCAGAAATGGCTGCACCCCAGTGTAATAGCTttgaatgaggggggggggggggtaggggtcgTGGGGATGTAGGTGAGTGAAATTGAATAAACCAATCACAGTGCAACCAATGTTAAATTCTGATCAGTccatatatcttttttttactgAACTTTGACCTGACTGTCCGTTTAATGCACCTGACTTCACTCGGGCCACAGTGCGTGAGCCTCTTAAATCTGCATTTAAACTCGCACCCATAAAGTCAAACACGTTCCGAAAATGTAAAAGATAGCTGAAAGTTTGAAAGACAGGCTTGTGTTATCGTGACTGACACAACCTTGAGGTTGTATTTCAAAAAAGAGTGACAATAatttcagatgaaaatgttggACTTGCTGTGCGTGTGGGCGTTAATGAGCATCTCTGTCCCCAGCAGGACTCCCAGGAGAAGGACGCCAACCCAGTGAAGTCAGAGGAGGCCAAGCTCAAGGCCAAGTACCCCAACCTGGGGCAAAAGCCAGGAGGGTCAGACTTCCTGATGAAGAGACTACAGAAAGGGGTAAGAGAATTGTGCTTGGATTGTTCAACCGTATTGCTACTCTCTGGGTTCTAATTTGTCTCTTAGTGCTCTAATTTAGAAATCTGGCAATATCTAGATCTTATTTAACAACAAGGCAAACTCTGTTTGTAAATTTAATACAACGAGCAAGATCCTAAGCTCAAACATCAGTGGATCAGCTCAATACTACTTAATACCTTACAATAGCTTTAGTTCGCATTCAAGACACTTTGCTGGTTGAGGGACTTTGCTCTTTGCCCACTATTCAAATGAGGGCCCTTAATGTGCCAGCCCAGCAGATATTGGCTGAATCCCaaagtgagccctgaggactaaggactaaagactcacagacttacttgaagggagtgagtgagtgtgtgaggccacatgggctcagatggGTATAAATGGGATTGGGACAgaacttcacgagatcacatgtactgtaccttggcgatgtttaatTACAAAGCCGTTGCTGAcacttgcaccatgcacgtgtgtcgtgccgttgtttatgtttgtaatTTACGGTTTTCCTATGGTCTCCATGGTAAACCTCACAACGCTTTGAACTGTGTGTAATTCCCTTTggtgaagtctgcaccgatgcagactcacagaAAGGGCttggtaagtgtgtactcaaaccctcacatCCTTTGAAATGcaacattgggacagccctaagcccttacaAATTTGGTGAGAATGCGCagcaaagtctgtgagtccggattttgggattgggccattggTTTCATCATCTATGCTCACTGCATCATTATTCAGTGGGGACGTTTGTGTGCGCCTTGCAGTTTCAAATTGGAGTCTTCTGTTGGGATTAGGAAAAGGGATAGGAtgtgaaagagggggaaaaaaatgtaagAAGGGTGGTCTAGATTCATTTTTGATCTGCCTTAGCATAGATTCAGTTCTTTGACGTCAGGGTTAATCACTTGTGTCCTACCACCTGCTGTTTGATGAAAGGAAGATTC carries:
- the ensaa gene encoding alpha-endosulfine isoform X1, with amino-acid sequence MSSENQESEAPLESGEEKQQDSQEKDANPVKSEEAKLKAKYPNLGQKPGGSDFLMKRLQKGQKYFDSGDYNMAKAKMKSKQLPVAGPEKGLVTGDHIPTPQDLPQRKSSLVTSKLAG
- the ensaa gene encoding alpha-endosulfine isoform X2 → MSSENQESEAPLESGEEKQDSQEKDANPVKSEEAKLKAKYPNLGQKPGGSDFLMKRLQKGQKYFDSGDYNMAKAKMKSKQLPVAGPEKGLVTGDHIPTPQDLPQRKSSLVTSKLAG